The nucleotide window GGAGGTCTCAGGCCAGACGGGCGTCCCGGTCCTCGTTGACGAGGAACACGGCATCGAGGGGATGCCCGAGAGCGACGACATCGTCGAATACCTCGAAGAAACGTACGGCAACGCGAGCTAAGCGCCCGGCGCGACCGAGCGTCGCGCTCGCCGGGAGCGACATCGACCGAACGGGAGGCTATTTATTCGACGGGGGTGAGATGTCCGGCGTGCGACTCGTTCACCGCCCCGCCGCGTCGACCGACGGATCGGAGACCGTCCTCGCGAGTGACGTCGATGTCGCGCGCTCGACGCTCGAACAGGCGCGGGGGCTGATGTTCCGCCGGTCGATCCCGGACGATTACGCCCTCGTGTTCCCGTTCGAGGCGGCCGACACGCAGTGGCTTCACATGCTGTTCGTGCCGTTCGCCATCGACGCGGTATGGCTCGTCGACGGCGAGGTGACGGCGAAAAAGCGGCTCGCGCCGTTCGTCGGTCTGGGCCGCGGTCGCGCCGACACCGTCGTCGAGCTCCCGGCGGACGTGGCCGAGTCGGTGGCCGTCGGCGACGAACTGCGGCTCGTCGACTGAAGCCCGCGACCGGTCGAGT belongs to Halorubrum sp. DM2 and includes:
- a CDS encoding DUF192 domain-containing protein; translated protein: MSGVRLVHRPAASTDGSETVLASDVDVARSTLEQARGLMFRRSIPDDYALVFPFEAADTQWLHMLFVPFAIDAVWLVDGEVTAKKRLAPFVGLGRGRADTVVELPADVAESVAVGDELRLVD